From a single Serratia surfactantfaciens genomic region:
- a CDS encoding Cof-type HAD-IIB family hydrolase, with amino-acid sequence MWLAIDGKIKYRAIVSDLDGTLLDPSGNLSDLTVETLNILHRRGLEIVIATGRCDADARGIVDGLGFSPVIVSCNGAMVNIEGQTVADKNYFLPVELQAGLIDFLFASPFHVTLFTREGWMMAEENPLFSDYVKTSGVACRYVEPAAMKRQQILKVLVHGDAAQIETLFDEVSLAFGKTLSICKSSTETIDIMDKHVSKARSVADYLNSKQIAMRDCLSFGDAMNDLDMLRWAGTGVVMGNAMSELKHALPLNPVALPNSRNGVADYLCREFGLF; translated from the coding sequence ATGTGGCTGGCCATCGACGGCAAAATTAAATACCGGGCGATCGTGAGCGATCTTGACGGCACTTTGCTCGATCCTTCGGGAAATTTATCCGATCTGACGGTGGAAACGCTCAATATTTTACACCGCCGGGGGCTGGAAATCGTCATCGCGACGGGGCGCTGCGATGCCGATGCGCGTGGGATCGTGGACGGGTTGGGGTTCTCGCCGGTGATTGTTTCCTGCAACGGCGCGATGGTCAACATCGAAGGGCAGACGGTGGCGGATAAAAACTATTTTTTGCCGGTGGAGCTGCAAGCGGGGTTGATCGACTTTTTATTCGCCAGCCCGTTCCACGTGACCCTGTTCACCCGGGAGGGGTGGATGATGGCCGAAGAGAATCCGCTTTTCTCTGACTATGTCAAAACGTCGGGCGTCGCCTGCCGCTATGTCGAGCCTGCGGCCATGAAGCGGCAGCAGATATTAAAAGTGCTGGTGCATGGCGATGCGGCGCAGATCGAGACGCTGTTCGACGAGGTCAGTCTGGCGTTTGGAAAAACGCTGTCCATCTGTAAGTCCTCCACGGAAACGATAGACATCATGGATAAGCATGTTTCCAAGGCCAGAAGCGTGGCCGACTATTTGAATTCCAAACAGATAGCGATGCGCGATTGCCTGTCTTTCGGCGATGCCATGAACGATCTGGATATGCTGCGCTGGGCCGGGACGGGCGTGGTGATGGGCAATGCCATGAGCGAATTGAAACACGCTCTGCCGTTGAATCCGGTTGCGCTGCCCAACAGCCGCAATGGCGTCGCAGATTATCTCTGTCGTGAATTCGGTCTGTTCTGA